The region TTTTTACCATTAATCCGATTTCTCTTAAGCGCTGAGTTAAAAAATCATGCGCTGTAAAGCCAGGCTTCAATAAAACATCTGCTTTTGGGTGTAAAAATAATGGAATCGACATTCTTGATTGACTTGCGGCCCCGCCTTCTGGATTCATTACACGATGTGTCGTTGCAGGCAAATACCCTTGAGTCACCATATCAATCATATCGCCGGTATTGATAGAAATACTGCCAAAATCGCAAGGAACGGTGTGCCAATTGCCACGCACATCCTTGACTTGTAAGCCATTCGTCGATGCAGCAGGTAAAACCGTCAATAAGTTGATATCTTCATGCGCTTGCGAACGTAGCGCCCCAGGAGTTTCATCTCCTTGTAGAGGAGGATAATGCAGAATTCTAAA is a window of Gammaproteobacteria bacterium DNA encoding:
- a CDS encoding isopenicillin N synthase family oxygenase, coding for DRKNDFLYDPKEQDGFFPIGQETAKGYDRADIKEFFHVYPGKRIPDELREVTFELRTRLYDLAKHLLEMVQTQLPEHISAGFDRSLKEMVSNDRTLFRILHYPPLQGDETPGALRSQAHEDINLLTVLPAASTNGLQVKDVRGNWHTVPCDFGSISINTGDMIDMVTQGYLPATTHRVMNPEGGAASQSRMSIPLFLHPKADVLLKPGFTAHDFLTQRLREIGLMVKM